The Coffea arabica cultivar ET-39 chromosome 3c, Coffea Arabica ET-39 HiFi, whole genome shotgun sequence genome contains a region encoding:
- the LOC113734688 gene encoding uncharacterized protein isoform X5, which produces MGSFKIVSTFLLVLLHFPSFHPKCGASASAEEAAALLKWKASFQNQNNSFLTSWNLQSINAKKSSVLPCTWAGISCIDGRVNRLNLSDWSIEGSLYDFPFSSLPNLEYLDLSQNQIFGSIPKQIGNLSKLSYLNFYANELSQEIPPEICNLRNLTHLDFESNQLSGPIPVAMGNLISLQFLSLCQNNLTGAIPKSLGNLTNLIILYLYENQISGSISKEIGDLKFLTHMELGENQLNGSIPVSIGNLSNLIELDLSDNQFNGSIPVSIGNLNNLEKLFLPNNQFSGTIPQEIGNLSKLVNLQLFRNQLSGPLPELLCQSGILQKISVAENMLTGPIPKSLQNCSSLVRARFDGNRFQGNLSEMFGIYPVLDFIDLSNNKFYGKLSSNWGNCKILKTLVVAKNNITGGIPPEIGNLTQLHTLNLSSNYISGEIPREVRKLTSLLKLDLHDNQLTGGIPQELGVLMEFLDLSTNSLNGTLPELLGDLKHLFHMNLSNNVLSQKIPLQIGKLTQLSELDLSQNLFTGAIPSEFQNLQSLGTLDLSRNNLSGLIPKALADLPGLLHINLSFNNLEGPIPSGRAFVNLTLEEVKGNKGLCGNITGLRACESSRLIKKHVKDKSKELVLIIVLPFVGSFTLLGALFGTLKLYDRRKRNSRAEDMEVKKGGLFAICAYDGKALYKEIVRSTEEFSETFCIGKGGCGSVYKAQLPSGEVVAVKRLHNVPNVGKDKSFLNEIRALTEIKHRNIVKLFGFCSNAQHSILVYEYLKRGSLAKILSIEEAAKELDWQKRLNIIKGVAHALSYMHHDCSPPIVHRDISSNNILLDPECEAHVSDFGTSKFLRRDSSNWSSLAGTYGYVAPEFAYTMKVNERCDVYSYGVLTVEVLKGKHPGDLIANLMSSKLEDIELKDLLDQRLLYPNQQIEKCLMSILKLARECLHVDPQCRPTMLIISRLISTC; this is translated from the exons ATGGGTTCTTTCAAAATAGTCTCCACATTCCTTTTGGTCCTCCTACATTTCCCATCTTTTCACCCCAAATGTGGAGCTTCAGCTTCTGCTGAAGAGGCTGCTGCTCTTTTGAAATGGAAAGCCAGTTTTCAGAACCAGAACAACAGCTTCCTAACCTCATGGAACCTTCAATCCATCAACGCCAAAAAGTCGTCTGTCCTTCCTTGCACTTGGGCTGGTATTTCCTGCATTGACGGAAGAGTCAACAGATTGAACCTTTCAGATTGGAGCATTGAAGGTAGCCTCTATGATTTCCCATTCTCATCCCTCCCAAATCTTGAATATCTTGATCTCAGCCAGAATCAGATCTTTGGCAGTATACCTAAACAAATAGGTAACTTGTCGAAGCTCAGTTATCTTAATTTCTATGCTAATGAATTGTCACAAGAAATCCCGCCTGAAATTTGCAACTTGAGAAACTTGACTCATTTAGATTTTGAAAGTAATCAACTTTCAGGTCCCATTCCCGTGGCGATGGGGAATCTGatctcacttcaatttctttccTTGTGTCAAAATAATCTTACTGGTGCAATTCCAAAGTCACTGGGCAATTTAACCAATTTGATTATACTATATCTCTATGAAAATCAAATTTCAGGTTCAATTTCCAAAGAAATTGGAGATTTGAAATTTCTTACCCATATGGAATTAGGTGAGAACCAACTCAATGGTTCCATTCCTGTTTCAATTGGAAATTTGAGTAATTTGATTGAACTGGATCTCTCTGACAATCAATTTAATGGTTCAATTCCTGTTTCAATTGGTAACTTGAATAACCTGGAAAAACTGTTTCTCCCAAACAATCAATTTTCTGGTACCATTCCACAAGAGATTGGAAACCTGAGTAAGTTGGTTAATTTGCAATTGTTTAGAAATCAGTTGTCCGGTCCATTGCCGGAACTATTATGTCAAAGTGGAATTCTCCAAAAGATTTCTGTAGCTGAGAACATGCTTACTGGTCCAATCCCTAAAAGCTTGCAAAACTGCTCAAGCTTAGTTAGGGCCCGTTTTGATGGTAACCGTTTCCAAGGAAACTTATCAGAAATGTTTGGAATCTATCCAGTCCTGGATTTCATTGATCTTAGCAATAACAAATTCTATGGGAAACTCTCCAGCAACTGGGGTAACTGCAAAATACTGAAAACTCTTGTAGTTGCAAAGAACAACATCACGGGTGGTATACCTCCAGAAATTGGAAATTTGACTCAACTACATACACTTAATCTTTCTTCGAATTATATATCAGGGGAGATACCGAGAGAAGTTAGGAAGTTAACTTCTTTGCTTAAACTAGATTTACATGACAACCAGCTTACTGGTGGTATACCTCAAGAATTGGGAGTGTTAATGGAATTTCTAGACCTGTCCACAAACTCCTTGAATGGAACTTTACCAGAACTTCTGGGAGATTTGAAACACTTGTTTCACATGAACTTGAGCAATAACGTTTTAAGTCAAAAGATTCCATTGCAGATTGGGAAGTTAACCCAACTTTCTGAGCTAGATTTGAGTCAAAATCTCTTCACAGGAGCGATACCATCTGAGTTTCAAAATTTGCAGAGTTTGGGGACATTGGATCTCTCCCGGAATAACCTCTCTGGTTTGATCCCAAAGGCTTTGGCAGATTTGCCTGGTTTATTGCACATCAATCTTTCTTTTAATAATTTGGAGGGCCCAATTCCGAGTGGTAGAGCTTTTGTGAATCTAACCTTAGAAGAAGTAAAGGGAAATAAAGGTTTGTGTGGCAATATTACAGGGTTACGAGCCTGTGAAAGTTCTCGGTTGATTAAAAAGCATGTCAAGGATAAAAGCAAGGAACTTGTTCTCATAATTGTATTGCCTTTTGTGGGATCATTCACACTTCTTGGTGCATTGTTCGGTACTCTCAAATTGTATGATCGGAGAAAAAGAAATTCGAGAGCGGAAGATATGGAGGTGAAGAAGGGCGGTTTATTTGCCATATGTGCTTATGATGGCAAAGCATTGTATAAAGAAATCGTGAGGTCTACAGAAGAGTTCAGTGAAACATTTTGCATTGGGAAAGGAGGTTGTGGAAGTGTTTACAAAGCACAGCTTCCATCAGGCGAGGTAGTAGCTGTAAAGAGACTTCATAACGTACCCAATGTGGGAAAGGATAAAAGTTTCTTGAATGAGATCAGGGCCTTGACAGAAATCAAGCATCGGAACATTGTGAAACTCTTTGGCTTCTGCTCAAATGCTCAGCATTCAATTTTGGTTTATGAGTACCTCAAAAGAGGAAGCTTGGCCAAAATCTTGAGCATAGAAGAAGCAGCTAAGGAACTAGACTGGCAAAAGAGGCTGAATATCATCAAAGGCGTCGCTCATGCTTTATCTTACATGCATCATGATTGTTCACCACCAATTGTACACCGAGACATATCAAGCAACAACATTTTGCTTGATCCAGAATGTGAGGCTCACGTTTCAGATTTTGGCACTTCCAAGTTTCTCAGAAGAGACTCATCTAACTGGAGTTCTCTTGCAGGCACATATGGATATGTTGCACCGG AATTTGCCTACACAATGAAAGTTAACGAAAGGTGTGACGTTTATAGCTATGGGGTCCTGACAGTGGAAGTACTCAAAGGAAAGCATCCTGGCGACTTGATTGCTAATCTAATGTCTTCAAAGCTTGAAGACATAGAATTAAAAGACTTGCTAGACCAAAGACTTCTGTATCCCAATCAACAAATTGAAAAGTGTCTGATGTCCATTCTCAAACTAGCAAGAGAATGTCTACATGTTGATCCTCAATGTAGGCCAACAATGCTCATTATTTCCAGGTTGATATCTACATGTTGA
- the LOC113734688 gene encoding uncharacterized protein isoform X4 — protein MGSFKIVSTFLLVLLHFPSFHPKCGASASAEEAAALLKWKASFQNQNNSFLTSWNLQSINAKKSSVLPCTWAGISCIDGRVNRLNLSDWSIEGSLYDFPFSSLPNLEYLDLSQNQIFGSIPKQIGNLSKLSYLNFYANELSQEIPPEICNLRNLTHLDFESNQLSGPIPVAMGNLISLQFLSLCQNNLTGAIPKSLGNLTNLIILYLYENQISGSISKEIGDLKFLTHMELGENQLNGSIPVSIGNLSNLIELDLSDNQFNGSIPVSIGNLNNLEKLFLPNNQFSGTIPQEIGNLSKLVNLQLFRNQLSGPLPELLCQSGILQKISVAENMLTGPIPKSLQNCSSLVRARFDGNRFQGNLSEMFGIYPVLDFIDLSNNKFYGKLSSNWGNCKILKTLVVAKNNITGGIPPEIGNLTQLHTLNLSSNYISGEIPREVRKLTSLLKLDLHDNQLTGGIPQELGVLMEFLDLSTNSLNGTLPELLGDLKHLFHMNLSNNVLSQKIPLQIGKLTQLSELDLSQNLFTGAIPSEFQNLQSLGTLDLSRNNLSGLIPKALADLPGLLHINLSFNNLEGPIPSGRAFVNLTLEEVKGNKGLCGNITGLRACESSRLIKKHVKDKSKELVLIIVLPFVGSFTLLGALFGTLKLYDRRKRNSRAEDMEVKKGGLFAICAYDGKALYKEIVRSTEEFSETFCIGKGGCGSVYKAQLPSGEVVAVKRLHNVPNVGKDKSFLNEIRALTEIKHRNIVKLFGFCSNAQHSILVYEYLKRGSLAKILSIEEAAKELDWQKRLNIIKGVAHALSYMHHDCSPPIVHRDISSNNILLDPECEAHVSDFGTSKFLRRDSSNWSSLAGTYGYVAPEFAYTMKVNERCDVYSYGVLTVEVLKGKHPGDLIANLMSSKLEDIELKDLLDQRLLYPNQQIEKCLMSILKLARECLHVDPQCRPTMLIISRYLASY, from the exons ATGGGTTCTTTCAAAATAGTCTCCACATTCCTTTTGGTCCTCCTACATTTCCCATCTTTTCACCCCAAATGTGGAGCTTCAGCTTCTGCTGAAGAGGCTGCTGCTCTTTTGAAATGGAAAGCCAGTTTTCAGAACCAGAACAACAGCTTCCTAACCTCATGGAACCTTCAATCCATCAACGCCAAAAAGTCGTCTGTCCTTCCTTGCACTTGGGCTGGTATTTCCTGCATTGACGGAAGAGTCAACAGATTGAACCTTTCAGATTGGAGCATTGAAGGTAGCCTCTATGATTTCCCATTCTCATCCCTCCCAAATCTTGAATATCTTGATCTCAGCCAGAATCAGATCTTTGGCAGTATACCTAAACAAATAGGTAACTTGTCGAAGCTCAGTTATCTTAATTTCTATGCTAATGAATTGTCACAAGAAATCCCGCCTGAAATTTGCAACTTGAGAAACTTGACTCATTTAGATTTTGAAAGTAATCAACTTTCAGGTCCCATTCCCGTGGCGATGGGGAATCTGatctcacttcaatttctttccTTGTGTCAAAATAATCTTACTGGTGCAATTCCAAAGTCACTGGGCAATTTAACCAATTTGATTATACTATATCTCTATGAAAATCAAATTTCAGGTTCAATTTCCAAAGAAATTGGAGATTTGAAATTTCTTACCCATATGGAATTAGGTGAGAACCAACTCAATGGTTCCATTCCTGTTTCAATTGGAAATTTGAGTAATTTGATTGAACTGGATCTCTCTGACAATCAATTTAATGGTTCAATTCCTGTTTCAATTGGTAACTTGAATAACCTGGAAAAACTGTTTCTCCCAAACAATCAATTTTCTGGTACCATTCCACAAGAGATTGGAAACCTGAGTAAGTTGGTTAATTTGCAATTGTTTAGAAATCAGTTGTCCGGTCCATTGCCGGAACTATTATGTCAAAGTGGAATTCTCCAAAAGATTTCTGTAGCTGAGAACATGCTTACTGGTCCAATCCCTAAAAGCTTGCAAAACTGCTCAAGCTTAGTTAGGGCCCGTTTTGATGGTAACCGTTTCCAAGGAAACTTATCAGAAATGTTTGGAATCTATCCAGTCCTGGATTTCATTGATCTTAGCAATAACAAATTCTATGGGAAACTCTCCAGCAACTGGGGTAACTGCAAAATACTGAAAACTCTTGTAGTTGCAAAGAACAACATCACGGGTGGTATACCTCCAGAAATTGGAAATTTGACTCAACTACATACACTTAATCTTTCTTCGAATTATATATCAGGGGAGATACCGAGAGAAGTTAGGAAGTTAACTTCTTTGCTTAAACTAGATTTACATGACAACCAGCTTACTGGTGGTATACCTCAAGAATTGGGAGTGTTAATGGAATTTCTAGACCTGTCCACAAACTCCTTGAATGGAACTTTACCAGAACTTCTGGGAGATTTGAAACACTTGTTTCACATGAACTTGAGCAATAACGTTTTAAGTCAAAAGATTCCATTGCAGATTGGGAAGTTAACCCAACTTTCTGAGCTAGATTTGAGTCAAAATCTCTTCACAGGAGCGATACCATCTGAGTTTCAAAATTTGCAGAGTTTGGGGACATTGGATCTCTCCCGGAATAACCTCTCTGGTTTGATCCCAAAGGCTTTGGCAGATTTGCCTGGTTTATTGCACATCAATCTTTCTTTTAATAATTTGGAGGGCCCAATTCCGAGTGGTAGAGCTTTTGTGAATCTAACCTTAGAAGAAGTAAAGGGAAATAAAGGTTTGTGTGGCAATATTACAGGGTTACGAGCCTGTGAAAGTTCTCGGTTGATTAAAAAGCATGTCAAGGATAAAAGCAAGGAACTTGTTCTCATAATTGTATTGCCTTTTGTGGGATCATTCACACTTCTTGGTGCATTGTTCGGTACTCTCAAATTGTATGATCGGAGAAAAAGAAATTCGAGAGCGGAAGATATGGAGGTGAAGAAGGGCGGTTTATTTGCCATATGTGCTTATGATGGCAAAGCATTGTATAAAGAAATCGTGAGGTCTACAGAAGAGTTCAGTGAAACATTTTGCATTGGGAAAGGAGGTTGTGGAAGTGTTTACAAAGCACAGCTTCCATCAGGCGAGGTAGTAGCTGTAAAGAGACTTCATAACGTACCCAATGTGGGAAAGGATAAAAGTTTCTTGAATGAGATCAGGGCCTTGACAGAAATCAAGCATCGGAACATTGTGAAACTCTTTGGCTTCTGCTCAAATGCTCAGCATTCAATTTTGGTTTATGAGTACCTCAAAAGAGGAAGCTTGGCCAAAATCTTGAGCATAGAAGAAGCAGCTAAGGAACTAGACTGGCAAAAGAGGCTGAATATCATCAAAGGCGTCGCTCATGCTTTATCTTACATGCATCATGATTGTTCACCACCAATTGTACACCGAGACATATCAAGCAACAACATTTTGCTTGATCCAGAATGTGAGGCTCACGTTTCAGATTTTGGCACTTCCAAGTTTCTCAGAAGAGACTCATCTAACTGGAGTTCTCTTGCAGGCACATATGGATATGTTGCACCGG AATTTGCCTACACAATGAAAGTTAACGAAAGGTGTGACGTTTATAGCTATGGGGTCCTGACAGTGGAAGTACTCAAAGGAAAGCATCCTGGCGACTTGATTGCTAATCTAATGTCTTCAAAGCTTGAAGACATAGAATTAAAAGACTTGCTAGACCAAAGACTTCTGTATCCCAATCAACAAATTGAAAAGTGTCTGATGTCCATTCTCAAACTAGCAAGAGAATGTCTACATGTTGATCCTCAATGTAGGCCAACAATGCTCATTATTTCCAG GTATCTTGCCTCCTATTAA
- the LOC113735623 gene encoding receptor-like protein 39 encodes MRLEIKVLSIFNLSNNDPGCILLLFSNWEGVGCDRNGQVNCIWLPSRNLEGTISTSIKSLSHLKELNFAHNKLSVRLPDGLYLSLNRLEILDFSYNRLSEEFQPFDHFPVSIKMVDLSSNGFSGVLHYSFLLQVWSLISFNVSNNSFYGPLPTVIYNFLYSSITIVNFSFNYFNSSIPNGYGRCSKLKIPCAGLNSITGSLPDDIYQVSTLQELSLPGNGISGQRSNAQLDRDFAKPILLRFLNFLSGPLPRSVARLSRLASELIANRLVRASNELPVLLVQPMSRHLYLHNQLSRLPLAIYLNGHNLTGTILVSIGELHVLDLSHNNFTGSIPETVSHLISLEKLSFSDNSLFGEIPSSLKKLHFFQRGKQRSTAQYPLEVSLIHSQRKVLEGNPHLCGSVFQRPCSDPPNAPVQMQSSEHTENSEIRVTF; translated from the exons ATGAGGCTTGAAATCAAAGTTCTAAGCATATTTAATCTTTCAAACAATGACCCTGGTTGcattcttcttttgttctcaaatTG GGAGGGTGTTGGCTGTGATCGTAATGGTCAAGTGAATTGCATATGGTTGCCTTCAAGAAACCTTGAAGGAACAATCTCTACTTCAATTAAAAGCCTCAGCCATCTAAAAGAACTCAACTTTGCACATAATAAGTTATCTGTTCGTCTCCCTGATGGATTGTATTTGTCACTGAATAGACTGGAAATTCTGGACTTCAGCTATAACCGGCTATCTGAAGAATTTCAGCCATTTGATCACTTTCCAGTTTCCATCAAAATGGTTGATCTCTCAAGCAACGGATTCAGCGGGGTACTTCATTATTCATTCCTCCTGCAAGTATGGAGTTTGATTAGTTTTAATGTCAGCAACAACAGCTTCTATGGCCCTCTACCTACTGTCATCTACAACTTCCTCTACTCTTCAATTACTATTGTTAATTTTTCATTCAATTATTTTAATAGCTCTATTCCTAATGGTTATGGAAGATGCTCGAAATTGAAGATACCATGTGCAGGTCTCAATTCAATCACAGGATCTCTTCCTGATGATATATATCAGGTGTCAACTTTGCAAGAGTTATCCCTTCCAGGAAATGGAATATCAGGTCAG AGGTCCAATGCTCAATTGGATAGGGACTTTGCCAAACCTATTTTACTTAGATTTCTGAACTTTCTCTCGGGTCCCCTACCAAGATCAGTTGCAAGATTGTCAAGACTAGCATCTGAGCTGATTGCTAATCGACTAGTCCGTGCATCCAATGAGTTGCCTGTGCTTCTTGTTCAGCCCATGAGCAGACACTTATATCTACATAATCAGCTTTCTAGATTGCCACTGGCTATATATCTGAATGGACATAATCTCACTGGAACCATTCTTGTCAGTATTGGCGAATTGCACGTACTTGATCTCAGTCACAACAATTTCACAGGCAGCATTCCTGAAACAGTATCTCACCTGATTAGCTTGGAAAAGCTGAGCTTTTCTGATAACTCACTTTTTGGTGAAATTCCTTCGTCACTCAAGAAACTGCACTTCTTTCAGCGTGGCAAACAACGATCTACGGCTCAATACCCACTGGAGGTCAGCTTGATACATTCTCAAAGGAAAGTTTTGGAAGGGAATCCACATTTATGTGGTTCAGTTTTTCAGCGCCCTTGCTCTGATCCACCAAATGCACCTGTACAAATGCAATCTTCAGAACATACGGAAAATTCAGAAATCAGAGTCACATTTTAG